The following are encoded together in the Pungitius pungitius chromosome 7, fPunPun2.1, whole genome shotgun sequence genome:
- the cfap144 gene encoding protein FAM183A encodes MAGKEKLNEVQKDAIHEEMIKKEKRHEILQTRFTFNPHRRPHVLTEKPMSRKTEEMAENSEFMEAFQKARLVPTMKYSAPQTSGQEIGWWVSTPPILPNPNGKTFNFHRCCTDITK; translated from the exons ATGGCGGGGAAGGAAAAACTAAATGAGGTCCAAAAGGACGCAATCCACGAAGAGATGatcaagaaagagaaaagacacGAGATCCTCCAGACGCGGTTCACCTTCAACCCGCATCGACGCC CGCATGTCCTAACAGAGAAACCCATGTCTAGGAAAACAGAAGAGATGGCAGAGAACT CAGAATTCATGGAGGCCTTTCAAAAGGCCCGCCTCGTACCCACCATGAAATATTCAGCGCCACAGACGTCGGGTCAGGAGATCGGATGGTGGGTGTCAACTCCACCG ATCCTACCCAACCCCAATGGCAAGACGTTCAACTTCCACAGATGCTGCACAGACATcaccaaataa
- the ebna1bp2 gene encoding probable rRNA-processing protein EBP2, with protein MIIDSRTMESAGEEDEMFGQESDANSELSDGELQEAFAKGWLKPGMNVLVDKPKQFVNNVEGLKHCLADLRKDIPWVERLDMTNPPAKDISQPEGKILSVKNGDVDAEDDFQREMFFYRQAQATVLDALPLLSKHGIPTKRPDDYFAEMAKSDQQMQKIRKKLISKQEILEKSEKAKKLREQRKFGKKVQVEVIQKRQKEKKAMMTAVKKYQKGMTDKLDFLEGDKKKGKEPAQASNKATNKKGPNAKRKYKDQRFGFGGKKSGKKWNTKESHNDVSSFRAKVANSKGSKGGKKGVKGGKQNKRPGKSTRKKIKSRS; from the exons ATGATCATCGATAGCAGGACTATGGAGTCggcaggggaggaggacgagatgTTCGGACAAGAATCCGATGCAAACAGTGAATTATCAGACGGGGAG CTTCAAGAAGCCTTTGCAAAGGGATGGTTGAAACCGGGCATGAACGTTTTGGTGGATAAACCCAAACAGTTTGTCAACAACGTG GAGGGTTTGAAGCATTGCCTCGCTGACCTCCGTAAAGACATCCCCTGGGTGGAGAGGTTGGACATGACCAACCCGCCGGCCAAAGACATTTCCCAACCCGAAGGGAAAATTCTAAGTGTGAAAAATGGAGATGTGGATGCAGAGGATGATTTCCAGAGAGAGATGTTTTT CTACCGCCAAGCTCAAGCTACAGTTCTAGATGCATTGCCTCTCCTAAGCAAGCACGGCATACCCACCAAGAGGCCTGACGATTACTTTGCAGAGATGGCCAAGTCTGATCAGCAGATGCAGAAG ATCAGGAAGAAGCTGATCTCCAAGCAGGAGATACTGGAGAAGTCTGAGAAGGCCAAGAAACTGCGTGAGCAAAGGAAGTTTGGCAAAAAG gTCCAAGTAGAAGTGATACAGAAGcggcagaaagagaagaaggcTATGATGACTGCTGTGAAGAAATACCAAAAAG GAATGACCGACAAACTGGATTTCTTGGAAGGAGACAAGAAGAAGGGTAAAGAGCCGGCTCAGGCCTCCAATAAAGCGACAAACAAGAAAGG TCCCAATgcaaagagaaaatacaaagaCCAGCGGTTTGGCTTCGGGGGCAAGAAGAGCGGAAAGAAGTGGAACACCAAGGAGAGCCACAATGACGTTTCCAGTTTCCGCGCAAAAGTGGCCAATTCAAAGGGCAGcaagggaggaaagaaaggggtcaagggaggaaaacaaaac AAACGCCCGGGCAAGTCCACGCGCAAGAAGATAAAGTCTCGCTCTTAA